GAGTTCACTGGTAATATCCAACAACCGCTGCCCATCTTCATTAATGCTTTTCAATAATTCCTGTTGCTGCTCATTCAGCTCTCCGAATTTCTGATTTCCCAACAGCTGTACTCCCATTTTAATAGCAGAAATCGGAGTTTTCAACTCATGAGAAATGGTTGCAATAAAATTGGTCTTAGCAAAATCCAGTTCTTTGAAAGGTGTAATATTTCGCAGCAAAATCACTTTTCCAATATATTTCTTCTCCTTTTCCCCTGTTTTGACAATATTGATGGGAACAATATCCTGTTCAAAGTAGTTTTCTTTGTTTTCCCGAACAATTTTGATAGGTTCTTTCACCGGATGATCGATATTCTTCAATAATTCACGCATCAAATCATTATTAACGGCAACTTCATGGGCTGTTTTTCCAATGATATCTTCTTTGTGGAGATTGGTAATCTTTAAAGCTTCATCATTAATCATATAGATAAAATGATTTTCATCCAGGCCAATCACAGCATCATGCATATTATTGACCAAAGTTTCGATCCTTTTTTTCTCCATCAGTTGTTTAGAAAGATTACTGCTTTCATATTCCTGAAGTTTTTCTGCCATCACATTAAAAGAATCTGCAAGACTGTTGAATTCTTCACTCCCTTTAAAATGGACCCTTTCATTATAATTTTTATCTGCAATCTGTCTGATACTGAATGTCAACTGATTGATAGGTTCAGCAATGGTCTGAGGCAGATTGAAAAGTAAAATAAAAGCAATCAGGAAGCAGACTGTTCCGAGGCTGACAATCCAAAAAGTGGCATTTCCGGCTGTAATAATCGCGATATCACTTTTACGCTCAATCCCTTTCATATTCAAAGACATAATTTTAGCGAGATCTTCCCGGATCAGTTTCTCCTTATTTGAAGATGGTTCTTTTAAATAGCTGCTGAAATGCAGATTCAGATTCTGGGTAGCCTCTTTTTCTCCAAATTCTGTAAGGTTTTTTTCCTGGAGCCTGTTATTTTTCTGAAAATCAGCTACTGCAACAGCACTGTCTGTATCAATATGATCCAGGGCAAGAAGCATATTTTTAGAGAACTCAAGACTGTTGTAATTGGCTGTAAGAATTTTTTCAGTATCCGATTTCAGCTTATTAATATATACAGAACCTATCACTGAAAGCAGGACGATCAGTAAAAATAAAAGGCCAACGCCTAAGGTGAGTTTTGTTTTAAGTTTCATATGAGAATACTTATTGTTTTTTAAAAGACATATGCAATCGCGTCATCTTTATCGGTGTTTGTGTTTCCAAATCATCGCGATTTCATTACTTTTAAGATAAAATAATAATGTCTACCTGTCTTTCATTCAGCCTGTTCATCAAAGTATAGATCCAGCTATAACCGAACAAACGCTGCCAGAGTTTTGCATGAGGTTTTCCAATACAAACTGTGGTAATGTTATGGGCAATCACATATTCCAGAATTCCGTTATGAACGCTGCTTTCCTTGATTCGGACAACCTTGGCTCCTAATTCCTGTGCTAAATTAAAATTATTAATCAAATACCGCTGCTTGTCCAGGGCTATTTTTTCAGGATTCTCAGAAGGTTTCTGGATATAGAGAACCGTCCATGGACTGTTATAATAACTCGCCAATCTGGCTGTTTTCCTAATGATCGTTTTAGCAATTTTCTCATTGCTGCTGATACAAGCAAGGAATTTTATAGGTTTAAAATTCTCTGTCTTAATTTCAGCTTCCACCTTTCTTTCTACATGCGTTGCCACTTCTTTTAACGAAAGCTCACGAAGCTGGAGAATGTGTCCGCTTTGAAAGAAATTACTGAGAGCAGTCTGAATTTTCTCTTTCTTATAGATTTTTCCTTCCTTCAATCGCGTGAGCAGCTCATCAGCAGTAAGATCGATATTGACCACTTCATCCGCCAGCGCTAAAATTTTATCCGGAACTCTTTCAGCAACTTCAACCCCTGTAATTTTTTTAACTTCTTCATTAAGACTTTCAATATGCTGGATATTCATGGCACTGATGACATTGATTCCGTTATCCAGAATTTCCAGTACATCCTGCCATCTCTTTTTATTTTTAGAGCCTTCCACATTGGTATGGGCCAGCTCATCTACAAGAACTACCTCCGGATGTTCATTGATAATAGCCTGGAGGTCCATTTCCTCCAGGTTTTTACCTTTATAAAAGACTGATTTTCTTTCAATTTCCGGAATTCCTTCCACCAAAGCTACCGTTTCTTCCCGGTCATGGGTTTCTATATAACCAATCTTTACATCAATGCCATTCCGTACAAGAGCATGAGCCTCCTGCAGCATCCGGAAAGTTTTCCCAACACCTGCGCTCATCCCAATATAGATCTTGAATTTTCCTTTCCGGGATTTCTGGATCAATTCTAAAAAATGTTTTGCTGATGACATTGATTTTATTCTTTTTAGTTTTATTTTAAACACTCTTTCCTTTGGTTAAAACCATACCGCTAAACTTGTTGTAACAAAGAAATTTCCTTTTCTGAAATCATCATTTTTCGCAAAAATAGCATCCTTGGAAGTAAATCCTCTTGCTTCAGTACGAAAAACAACATTTTTAAACACAGCATAATCCACATTCAGCGAATACCCGAAAGTTTGAAAACCATTAGGAGTTCCTGTGCTGATAATGACTCCATTTTTATCATTATAATATTCCAGCCTTCCGGCCAGTGCCCATTTACTGTCAACCTGATATTTCATTTGTACATTCGGGCTGTACCATATATTATACTGCTCACTTCCTTTGGCCTTCTGCTCTGCTCCGATATCAAATCCTAGCAAAGCTGAAAACTGATCCGTCAATTGGACACTTCCATACAAATCATGGAAATAACGCATTCTTTTCTCATCTTTAGCTTTATCATTTCCAATAAATGAACTGCTATTCAAAGTTACTTTATCATTTGGTTTGTAGGTCACCTGATGCCCAAAAGAAATACTCTGATTTCCTTTCACTTTTGCAATACGTTGCCAGCCATTCAGAACCAATCCACTTAAAAACCATTTTCCATTATCTGAAGTATAAGAAATTTTAGCTCCAGTTTCAAAATAAGGTGAATTCTCAGCGGCAAAACTTCTGGTCAGATTAATATTATCTCTTCCTATCGCACTTTCCCAACCAATATGAGAGGGCATAATTCCCGCATCGATCCATAGGTCTTTATTTTTGGATATTTTGATTCCTACATTCGCTTCATTAATATATCGTAAAGCATTCTGTTCCGCAGCCATATTGTCCTGTGCGTAAGTTCCGCCCATTAATGCAAGATTGGCTCGAACATTTTCGCTCTGATAATTAGCTTTTATCAATCCCAGATTAAGGTTTAGCTCATTATGCCTGTTGTATGAATATAAAAAACTCTGACGGAGATGATCTCCCGGTTCATTAAAATCGTAAGTATAGAAGAGTTCTGCATAGGCAGAAAATGTCACTTTATTTCCTGTTTTTAATGAATCTGATGATTGTGCTTTGGAAAAAAATGTTCCCAATACTGCACCTATAAATAGATATTTTTTCACGTTAACTTTAGGGGATGTTAACCACATCAAGATTAAAACCCTGACATGGTTAATGGTTAGTTATTTTAACTGGTCTAAAGCAATATTAAGCTTTAAGACATTCACTTTTGAGGGTCCGAAAAGTCCTAAAAATGGCTTTTCAGTTTGATTTTTAATTAAATTGTTGATCTGTTCAACGGAAAGACTTCTCATGTGGGCAATCCTTTTAGCCTGATACAATGCTCCTTCTTCTGAAATATCAGGATCTAACCCACTTCCACTTGCTGTAACAAGCTCAACAGGAACATTAGTACTTCCCATTTCGGGGTTTTGCAATTTCAGTGTATCTATTCTTTTCTGTACAGTTTCCAGATACTCTTCATTGCTGGGACCTTTATTGCTTCCTCCGCTTCCTGCAGCATTATAGTTTACTGAGGATGGACGGCCATGGAAGTATTTTTCAGATTTAAATTCCTGCCCGATATTGGCATAGAATTTTTGCCCTTTATAATTAATAATCTCTGCATTTCCCTGGGTAGGCAATATTTTTGATCCTCCATATACAATGATCAGATAAATTCCTACAACTGCCAGCATTACCAAAGTGAGTCTGAATGCTGAAACGATATGATTTTTCATTTTTTAAATTTTAATAGAATAAACTAATCAGTACATCAATAATTTTGATTCCAATGAAAGGAACGATGACACCGCCTAACCCATAGATCAAAAGATTTCTTCTCAATAATGCACTGGCTCCAATTGGCTTATACGCCACTCCTTTCAATGCTAATGGAATCAGGAAAGGAATAATCACTGCATTGAAAATAACCGCTGATAAAATGGCTGTTTCCGGACTGTGAAGATTCATGATATTAAGCTTCTGAAGCGATGGGATAAACGTGATAAACAGTGCTGGAATAATAGCAAAATACTTAGCAACATCATTGGCAATACTGAAAGTGGTTAAGGTTCCACGGGTCATCAGTAACTGTTTTCCAATCTCTACGATTTCGATCAGTTTGGTAGGGTCATTATCAAGATCTACCATGTTTCCCGCTTCCTTCGCGGCCTGAGTTCCACTGTTCATCGCTACGCCCACATCAGCCTGGGCCAAAGCCGGAGCATCATTCGTTCCATCTCCCATCATTGCAACCAGTTTTCCTTCCTGCTGTTCCTTTTTAATATAGTTCATCTTATCTTCCGGTTTGGCTTCGGCAATAAAATCATCTACTCCTGCTTTTTCTGCGATAAATTTTGCGGTTAAAGGGTTGTCTCCGGTGACCATTACCGTTTTTACCCCCATTTTTCTCAATCTCTGGAAACGTTCCTGGATGCCGGTTTTAATAATATCCTGCAGTTCAATCACTCCCCATACTTTTTCATTGACAGCCACTACCAAAGGAGTTCCTCCATTTTCAGAGATTTTGGTTACCGCATCCTGGGTTTCCTGTGGGAAAAGATTCCCGGCTTTTTCAGTCAGTTTTTTAATTGTGTCATAAGCTCCTTTTCTGATTCTTGTTTCCTCAAAATCAATCCCTGAAGTTCTCGTTTCAGCAGTAAAATCAATGTATGTTGGATTAGGAACCAGCAGGTCTTCTGATTTCAGCTGGCTAAGTTCTATAATCGATTTACCCTCAGGTGTTTCATCTGCGACCGAACTCAGAGCAGAAGCTTTAATAAATTCTTCAATCTTAATTCCGTTGGCCGGATGAAATTGAGTCGCTTTACGGTTCCCAATAGTAATAGTACCTGTTTTATCAAGTAGTAAAACATCAATATCACCCGCTGTTTCTACTGCTTTCCCACTTTTTGTAATAACATTCGCTCTTAAAGCTCTATCCATTCCTGCAATTCCGATGGCAGAAAGCAGACCTCCAATAGTTGTCGGAATAAGGCATACGAAAAGTGAAATAAATGCTGCGATGGTAATCGGAGTCTGCGCATAGTCTGCAAAAGGCTTTAAAGTCAGGGTAACAATAATAAAAGTAAGAGTAAACCCTGCTAACAATATGGTTAATGCGATTTCGTTTGGTGTTTTCTGTCTTGAAGCTCCTTCTACAAGAGCAATCATTTTATCCAAAAAGGATTCTCCCGGTTTGGTAGTTACTTTTACTTTAATTCTGTCTGAAAGTACTTTTGTACCTCCAGTCACCGAGCTCTTATCTCCACCTGCCTCCCGAATGACCGGGGCACTTTCTCCGGTAATGGCAGACTCATCAATGGTAGCGAGACCTTCAATGATTTCTCCATCCATCGGGATCTGATCTCCAGCTTCACAAAGAAAAATATCGCCTAGCTTCATTTCAGCCGACATTTTTAAGGCTGTTTCCACCTGAAAGCCTGGCTTATTTTCAAGAACCAGCTTAGCAGGAGTTTCTTCACGGGTTTTTCTCAGGGTATCAGCCTGTGCTTTTCCTCTGGCTTCAGCAATCGCTTCAGCAAAATTGGCAAATAATACCGTAAAAAACAGGATGATGAAGACCAGGAAATTATAAGAAAAACTTCCCTGGGTTTTATCACCAGTCAGGCTGAACATGCTTACTATAAACATGACCACTGTTCCGATCTCCACCAGGAACATAACTGGATTTTTAAACATAATTTTCGGATTCAGTTTCACGAAAGACTGTTTAATCGCTTCGTTTACCAAATCTTTTTGAAACAATGTTTGTGATTGATTTTTCATTTTTTTGAAAGAGTTTATATCATTATAAATCAATAATAACCATCAAGGTAAACCCAATTATAGAGAGTAGAAATGGATAATATTATGAGTGAACGTTTCGGTAAGTTTTAGACTAGTTCTCTAAACTATTCGGCTTCCTTAATGGTTGAATATTGATTTTAATTTTTAATGTTCACAATTTATTTAGAGAAATACTGTATCTGTTCTGCAATAGGTCCCAGAGTCAACGCAGGGAAGAATGACAATGCAGCAATAAGTAAGATAACCGCCAGGGTCATAAAACCAAATGTTGCTGTATCTGTCTTTAATGTTCCTGAACTTTCCGGAATAAATTTTTTCTGAGCCAGTAAACCTGCAATGGCTACCGGTCCTATGATTGGGATAAATCTTGATAACAGCAATACAATTCCGGTTGAAATATTCCACCATGGGGTATTATCTCCCAACCCTTCAAATCCAGATCCATTGTTGGCCGAAGAAGAAGTAAATTCATACAGCATTTCACTGAATCCATGGAATCCCGGATTATTTAATGTTTTGGCTCCAAATTCCGGTAAGTAAGCTGTTAAAGCTGTCCCCACCAAAATTAAAAATGGGTGGAACAAGGCAACAATCATTGCAATCTTCATTTCCTTGGCCTCAATCTTTTTCCCCATAAACTCAGGAGTTCTTCCTACCATCAAACCACTGATAAATACTGCGAGAATGATGAAGATAAAGTAGTTTAGAATCCCTACACCACAACCACCGTAAAAGCAGTTAATCATCATGGCAAGAAGTTCATTCATCCCTGAAAGAGGCATCGTACTGTCGTGCATAGAGTTTACCGAACCGGTAGAAATCACTGTTGTGGCAATACTCCAATATCCTGATGCCGCACTTCCGAAACGGATTTCCTTTCCTTCCATCGCCCCCAGGCTACTCTCTGCTCCCATTTTTGTAATCAAAGGATTACCACCAGTTTCATTAACGATATTCGGAATAGCAAGTGCAAGAAAACCAACGGTCATTACGGTAAAAATTACCCATGATAACTTTCTTTTCTTTAAATAAAAACCTAGCGCAAAGACCAATGCAAAAGGAATAATCATCTGAGTGACCATTTCCGTCATATTTGTTATATAGTTAGGGTTTTCAAGAGGGTGAGCAGAATTGGCTCCGAAGAATCCTCCACCATTGGTTCCCAAATGTTTAATGGCAACAAAAGCAGCCACAGGACCTCTGGAGACCTCTATTTTTTGTCCTTCCAATGTTGTAATATGATCTTTTCCTTCGAAAGTCATTGGACTTCCGTTGATAGAAAGAATTAAAGCGACCACTACGCTGATCGGAAGTAAAATCCGAATCATTGACTTAGTAAAATAATCATAGAAATTACCAAGTTCTGTAGCTGTTTTTTCTTTGAAGGCTTTAAAAAGAACAGCCATAGCAGCCATTCCTGTTGCAGCCGTTACAAACTGTAAAAACATCAGGTAAAGCTGGCTCAGATAGCTTACTCCCGTTTCTCCCGAATAATGCTGTAAATTACAGTTCACTAAAAATGAAATGGTTGTATTAAAAGCCAGATCAGGTGACATATTCGGGTTCCCATCTGGATTCAAAGGTAACCAGGCCTGAGTCATCAGGAGAATAAAGCCTATTACAAACCAAACCAGATTAATCGCCAGCATCGCATACATATTCTGTTTCCAGTTCATCTGGCGATTGGAATTGATCCCTGATATTTTATAAATTAACTTTTCAATAGGTCCAAAAACCGGATCAAGAAAAGTTTTTTTGTATCCATAGACATTAGCTATATATTTACCTAAAAATATTCCGATAACTAATGTGATAGCAAACATGGCTATGATGCCTAAAATTTCTGTATTCATGAGCTCTAAAATTTTTCAGGTTTCATTAAAACATAACAGATATACACAAAGGCAAGTACTGAAAGGAAAAATAAACTCCACATAATTTATATTCTATCAAAAAATTCAACTGATTTATATAAAAGCCAAAACAATACTGCAAAGAGCACAATTAAACTTATCAGCATCATATCTTTATTATTAAGGTTAAAAGGGTAAACAATACATACGATACAATCAGCAAACTAAAAGTGGAATGCTCCCGTTTTTTAAACGTTTTTTTTGAAATTGTCATTTTTAAATATTTTATTCAATGACTATATGCCAAAAGAAGGTCCAATCCTTAAATAAAACACATAACACACTATAAAACAAATAATTAAACCAAGTATACAATCTGTATAAAAACAAAAAAACCTATCAAAATGATAGGCTCTTTATTAAAATGATAAACGATTTATTTTAGTCCGTATTCGTCGAGTTTACGGTATAACGTAGCAATTCCTATTTCAAGGAGTCTGGCCGCTTCTGCTTTATTACCTTTTGTATATTGCAATACTTTTTGGATATGAATTTTTTCAAGTGATCTCATACTTAAAGAATCACTCTCCTGAACAGTTTTTTCAGAATAATGTGGAAGGCTTTCCATATCCAGAATATTATCATTCATTAGGATCAAGCTACGCTCTATAGCATTCCTTAATTCTCTGATATTCCCTTTCCATTCATTTTTCTCAAGGGCTTTATAATAATCCGGCAAAACCTGAATAGAAGCCAGATGCAACTTATTTGAAAATAGATCAATAAAATTCTTAGCCAGCATTTTCAAATCCTCTTTTCTTTCTCTTAAAGCAGGAAGCGTAATCTCAAAGACATTCAGTCTGAAATAGAGATCTTCCCTGAAATTTCCCTGTCTTATTTCATTTTCCAGGTTTCTATTGGTAGCAGCAATGAGCCTGAAATCAGATTTGGAAACCTTAGTTTCCCCCATTTTGATAAACTCCCCGGTTTCAAGAACCCTAAGCAATTTTGCCTGAAGTTCTATGGGCATTTCACCAATTTCATCCAAAAATAATGTTCCGCCATTGGCTTCTTCAATCAATCCTTTCTTATCTTTTATTGCCCCGGTAAAGGCACCTTCTTTGTGTCCAAAAAGCTCACTTTCAAGAATTTCTTTACTAAAAGCAGAGCAATTAATTGCTACAAAACTATTTTTCTTTCTCTCACTTCCTTCATGAATGGCATTGGCAAAAACTTCTTTTCCAGTCCCAGTTTCACCAGTTAAAAGTACTGTTGCATCTGTTAGCGCAACTTTTTCAGCTAATTTCTTAGCATGCAAAATCAAAGGGGAGCTACCAATAATTTGCTCAAAACCCTTTAATAATGAGGATGGTTGAACTACTCTGGTTTTATTATCTTTTACTTTCTCCAGTGCTTTATACACCAAAGGAATAATTTTCTCATTATCGTCCCCTTTTACCAGGTAATCATAAGCTCCATTTTTCATAGCCTGTACAGCATCAGTAATATTTCCAAATGCAGTCATCAGAATAATTTCCAGATATGGATATTTTGTTTTAATAGACCTTATAAGGTCTACTCCAAACGCATCAGGTAACCGGACATCGCTTAGCACAACATCAAAATCATACTGCTCCAACATCGTCATAGCCGAGCGGGCTGTTGAAGCTTCTTTTACGTTAAAATTCTCTTGGGAAAGGATCATTCCTAATAACTTAAGGAGCTTGATCTCATCATCGATGATCAGAATGTTTCCTGACATTATAATTCTTTTTGGAAAACTAATACAAACTTATTGAAATTATTCGAGTAACGGCCCTTTATTGCGGAAATTAATTTCATCCAATCCTTTATTTTCAGGAGCTTAATCCTGCTATCCACTCATACTCCTCGCGCCGTTGCCTTTACCTTACCCTACGCCTAACCCAAGGGCCAACCCATGCTGCGGGGTAACCGTTCCTATCAGGGCTAGGAAAGAGGTATGAATAATCAATAATGGGGCAATCTGTAATGTCCAATATATTGAGTAAATCTAAGTACTATTTGTATTGTATACAGCCAATATTCAATAGAAGTGGGGATATTACTCATTGCTTATTACCCATTACTTATCGATTCTTGTTTTGCTGTGGAGTATAGAGCAAAAAAAAGTCTCATACATAATTGTATGAGACTTTTAAAAATAAAATAAAAACTGGCGGCGGCCTACTCTCCCGCGTTAGCAGTACCATCGGCGCTGGTGGGCTTAACTTCTGTGTTCGGAATGGGAACAGGTGAGCCCCACCGCTAAAACCACCCTAAAGGTTGTATATAAGATGTCAGATGCAAGACATCAGATGTCAGACGAATTTGTCTGATATCTGAGATCTAATCTCTGATATCTGTTTTAAGCGATAAAAACTTTCACAAAGAGCTAACCTTGCTGCACTTTCGTGCGCCATATCAGGCTATAAATCTACGGGTAATTAGTACTACTCGGCTATGACATTACTGTCTTTACACCTATAGCCTATCAACGTGGTCATCTCCCACGACCCTTAAAAGATGTCTCATCTTGAGGCGAGTTTCGCA
This Chryseobacterium sp. G0162 DNA region includes the following protein-coding sequences:
- a CDS encoding ATP-binding protein — its product is MKLKTKLTLGVGLLFLLIVLLSVIGSVYINKLKSDTEKILTANYNSLEFSKNMLLALDHIDTDSAVAVADFQKNNRLQEKNLTEFGEKEATQNLNLHFSSYLKEPSSNKEKLIREDLAKIMSLNMKGIERKSDIAIITAGNATFWIVSLGTVCFLIAFILLFNLPQTIAEPINQLTFSIRQIADKNYNERVHFKGSEEFNSLADSFNVMAEKLQEYESSNLSKQLMEKKRIETLVNNMHDAVIGLDENHFIYMINDEALKITNLHKEDIIGKTAHEVAVNNDLMRELLKNIDHPVKEPIKIVRENKENYFEQDIVPINIVKTGEKEKKYIGKVILLRNITPFKELDFAKTNFIATISHELKTPISAIKMGVQLLGNQKFGELNEQQQELLKSINEDGQRLLDITSELLNLSQVESGNIRLTVEKCSPKEIVLAAVKNVEKLAEQKNISIHTSYQLEDTDFVTADFDKTVWVMNNFLTNAVKHSFQDEEIRIVVEKMDAFIQFNIIDTGSGIDEKYHRQIFDRYFQVPGEHQNGTGLGLAISKNFIEKQNGEIGVSSALNNGSTFYFRLPIA
- a CDS encoding sensor protein KdpD, which translates into the protein MSSAKHFLELIQKSRKGKFKIYIGMSAGVGKTFRMLQEAHALVRNGIDVKIGYIETHDREETVALVEGIPEIERKSVFYKGKNLEEMDLQAIINEHPEVVLVDELAHTNVEGSKNKKRWQDVLEILDNGINVISAMNIQHIESLNEEVKKITGVEVAERVPDKILALADEVVNIDLTADELLTRLKEGKIYKKEKIQTALSNFFQSGHILQLRELSLKEVATHVERKVEAEIKTENFKPIKFLACISSNEKIAKTIIRKTARLASYYNSPWTVLYIQKPSENPEKIALDKQRYLINNFNLAQELGAKVVRIKESSVHNGILEYVIAHNITTVCIGKPHAKLWQRLFGYSWIYTLMNRLNERQVDIIILS
- a CDS encoding porin, which codes for MKKYLFIGAVLGTFFSKAQSSDSLKTGNKVTFSAYAELFYTYDFNEPGDHLRQSFLYSYNRHNELNLNLGLIKANYQSENVRANLALMGGTYAQDNMAAEQNALRYINEANVGIKISKNKDLWIDAGIMPSHIGWESAIGRDNINLTRSFAAENSPYFETGAKISYTSDNGKWFLSGLVLNGWQRIAKVKGNQSISFGHQVTYKPNDKVTLNSSSFIGNDKAKDEKRMRYFHDLYGSVQLTDQFSALLGFDIGAEQKAKGSEQYNIWYSPNVQMKYQVDSKWALAGRLEYYNDKNGVIISTGTPNGFQTFGYSLNVDYAVFKNVVFRTEARGFTSKDAIFAKNDDFRKGNFFVTTSLAVWF
- the kdpC gene encoding K(+)-transporting ATPase subunit C, whose translation is MKNHIVSAFRLTLVMLAVVGIYLIIVYGGSKILPTQGNAEIINYKGQKFYANIGQEFKSEKYFHGRPSSVNYNAAGSGGSNKGPSNEEYLETVQKRIDTLKLQNPEMGSTNVPVELVTASGSGLDPDISEEGALYQAKRIAHMRSLSVEQINNLIKNQTEKPFLGLFGPSKVNVLKLNIALDQLK
- the kdpB gene encoding potassium-transporting ATPase subunit KdpB, whose protein sequence is MKNQSQTLFQKDLVNEAIKQSFVKLNPKIMFKNPVMFLVEIGTVVMFIVSMFSLTGDKTQGSFSYNFLVFIILFFTVLFANFAEAIAEARGKAQADTLRKTREETPAKLVLENKPGFQVETALKMSAEMKLGDIFLCEAGDQIPMDGEIIEGLATIDESAITGESAPVIREAGGDKSSVTGGTKVLSDRIKVKVTTKPGESFLDKMIALVEGASRQKTPNEIALTILLAGFTLTFIIVTLTLKPFADYAQTPITIAAFISLFVCLIPTTIGGLLSAIGIAGMDRALRANVITKSGKAVETAGDIDVLLLDKTGTITIGNRKATQFHPANGIKIEEFIKASALSSVADETPEGKSIIELSQLKSEDLLVPNPTYIDFTAETRTSGIDFEETRIRKGAYDTIKKLTEKAGNLFPQETQDAVTKISENGGTPLVVAVNEKVWGVIELQDIIKTGIQERFQRLRKMGVKTVMVTGDNPLTAKFIAEKAGVDDFIAEAKPEDKMNYIKKEQQEGKLVAMMGDGTNDAPALAQADVGVAMNSGTQAAKEAGNMVDLDNDPTKLIEIVEIGKQLLMTRGTLTTFSIANDVAKYFAIIPALFITFIPSLQKLNIMNLHSPETAILSAVIFNAVIIPFLIPLALKGVAYKPIGASALLRRNLLIYGLGGVIVPFIGIKIIDVLISLFY
- the kdpA gene encoding potassium-transporting ATPase subunit KdpA, producing the protein MNTEILGIIAMFAITLVIGIFLGKYIANVYGYKKTFLDPVFGPIEKLIYKISGINSNRQMNWKQNMYAMLAINLVWFVIGFILLMTQAWLPLNPDGNPNMSPDLAFNTTISFLVNCNLQHYSGETGVSYLSQLYLMFLQFVTAATGMAAMAVLFKAFKEKTATELGNFYDYFTKSMIRILLPISVVVALILSINGSPMTFEGKDHITTLEGQKIEVSRGPVAAFVAIKHLGTNGGGFFGANSAHPLENPNYITNMTEMVTQMIIPFALVFALGFYLKKRKLSWVIFTVMTVGFLALAIPNIVNETGGNPLITKMGAESSLGAMEGKEIRFGSAASGYWSIATTVISTGSVNSMHDSTMPLSGMNELLAMMINCFYGGCGVGILNYFIFIILAVFISGLMVGRTPEFMGKKIEAKEMKIAMIVALFHPFLILVGTALTAYLPEFGAKTLNNPGFHGFSEMLYEFTSSSANNGSGFEGLGDNTPWWNISTGIVLLLSRFIPIIGPVAIAGLLAQKKFIPESSGTLKTDTATFGFMTLAVILLIAALSFFPALTLGPIAEQIQYFSK
- a CDS encoding sigma-54-dependent transcriptional regulator, which encodes MSGNILIIDDEIKLLKLLGMILSQENFNVKEASTARSAMTMLEQYDFDVVLSDVRLPDAFGVDLIRSIKTKYPYLEIILMTAFGNITDAVQAMKNGAYDYLVKGDDNEKIIPLVYKALEKVKDNKTRVVQPSSLLKGFEQIIGSSPLILHAKKLAEKVALTDATVLLTGETGTGKEVFANAIHEGSERKKNSFVAINCSAFSKEILESELFGHKEGAFTGAIKDKKGLIEEANGGTLFLDEIGEMPIELQAKLLRVLETGEFIKMGETKVSKSDFRLIAATNRNLENEIRQGNFREDLYFRLNVFEITLPALRERKEDLKMLAKNFIDLFSNKLHLASIQVLPDYYKALEKNEWKGNIRELRNAIERSLILMNDNILDMESLPHYSEKTVQESDSLSMRSLEKIHIQKVLQYTKGNKAEAARLLEIGIATLYRKLDEYGLK